The Vulpes vulpes isolate BD-2025 chromosome 8, VulVul3, whole genome shotgun sequence genome has a window encoding:
- the RAD52 gene encoding DNA repair protein RAD52 homolog → MFGAEEAVLGGRGSHPSAGGNSVLCFGQYQYTAEEYQAIQNALRQRLGPEYISSRMSGGGQRVCYIEGHRVINLANEMFGYNGWAHSITQQNVDFVDLNNGKFYVGVCAFVRVQLKDGSYHEDVGYGVSEGLKSKALSLEKARKEAVTDGLKRALRSFGNALGNCILDKDYLRSLNKLPRQLPLEVDLTKAKRQDFEPSVEQARYSSCRQNVVLGPPKAQEVTSPCRLSRSEDPPCVVQEEKAGSSRSLTSAMESDTTYQRKLRQKQLQQKFREEMEKQQQVQLLASSVEKKNLAAPPAPPLRQSTPVIAVSEPATDNDFLTDSLGMWDVGLEAGESDTKALCKPEPLQIPDTTVLKNQVVTWNLCQQNPQAKSGPLHGINQDVTGNCDIYRKNQDLKKRKLDPS, encoded by the exons ATGTTTGGGGCTGAGGAAGCAGTTCTTGGAGGCCGTGGCAGCCATCCTTCTGCTGGTGGCAACTCTGTATTATGCTTTGGACAG TATCAGTACACAGCAGAAGAGTACCAGGCCATCCAGAATGCTCTGAGGCAGAGGCTGGGCCCAGAATACATCAGTAGCCGCATGTCTGGAGGAGGCCAGAGG GTATGTTACATCGAGGGTCACAGGGTAATTaatttggccaatgaaatgtttGGTTATAATGGCTGGGCACACTCTATCACACAGCAGAATGTGG ATTTTGTTGACCTTAACAATGGCAAGTTCTACGTGGGAGTCTGTGCATTTGTGAGAGTCCAGTTGAAG GATGGCTCGTATCACGAAGACGTGGGCTACGGTGTCAGCGAGGGCCTCAAGTCCAAAGCCTTGTCTTTGGAGAAGGCCCGGAAGGAGGCCGTGACTGATGGGCTGAAGCGGGCACTGAG AAGTTTCGGGAATGCACTTGGAAATTGTATTCTGGATAAAGACTATCTGAGGTCACTAAATAAGCTTCCACGCCAG TTGCCTCTTGAAGTGGATTTAACCAAAGCCAAGAGACAAGATTTTGAACCATCTGTGGAACAAGCAAGATATAGCAGCTGCCGGCAGAACGTGGTCCTGGGACCCCCCAAAGCACAGGAGGTGACCTCCCCTTGCAGACTGAGCCGCTCAGAGGATCCCCCCTGTGTGGTGCAGGAAGAGAAGGCTGGCAGCTCCCG GAGCCTGACTTCTGCCATGGAGAGCGATACCACGTACCAACGGAAGCTCCGGCAGAAACAGCTGCAGCAGAAGTTCcgggaagagatggagaaacagcAGCAAGTCCAACTACTTGCCTCGTCAGTTGAAAAGAAGAATCTGG CAGCACCGCCAGCACCTCCTCTGAGGCAGAGCACTCCTGTGATTGCTGTTTCGGAGCCAGCCACGGACAATGACTTCCTTACAG ACAGCCTTGGAATGTGGGATGTGGGTCTAGAAGCAGGCGAGAGTGATACCAAGGCCTTGTGTAAACCAGAGCCCCTCCAGATCCCTGACACCACAGTCCTGAAGAACCAGGTGGTGACCTGGAACCTCTGCCAGCAGAATCCACAAGCAAAGTCTGGACCCTTGCACGGCATCAACCAAGATGTCACAG GAAACTGTGATATCTATAGGAAGAACCAGGacttgaagaaaaggaaattggatCCATCCTGA